In one Juglans regia cultivar Chandler chromosome 11, Walnut 2.0, whole genome shotgun sequence genomic region, the following are encoded:
- the LOC108984391 gene encoding uncharacterized protein LOC108984391 produces MPLVTLLKTLNPSRLKTFLLIISFLLILYLLFHRHAPLSHLRSASQSPLTRRHLLFAIASSSRSWPRRKSYVRLWYSPNSTRALAFLDRVAPDAASDDSVPPVVVSGDTSKFPYTFRGGLRSAIRVARLVKEVVDRDEKDVRWYVFGDDDTVFVVDNLVKTLAKYDHERWFYVGSNSESYYQNVKNSFEMAFGGGGFAISYSLARVLARVLDSCLVRYAHLYGSDSRIFSCLAELGVGLTHERGFHQVDMRGNLFGLLSSHPLAPLVSLHHLDAVDPIFPNMSRTLAMGHLFEAVNVDPGRILQQTVCYDPSNSLTVSVAWGYTVQVFEGNEYLPDLLSPQRTFMPWKRSASIDASRYMFKTREYSKDPCKRPVIFFLESVIPDKGGVWSYYTGHMVEECDKPNAIKNLTRVTVFSKTLELDMEQMKAPCRHCCDILPSFNESMVIKLRQCGVDELISMHV; encoded by the exons ATGCCCCTCGTTACACTGCTGAAAACCCTGAATCCCTCCCGTTTGAAAACCTTCCTCTTGATCATCTCCTTTCTCCTGATCCTCTACCTTCTCTTCCACCGCCACGCTCCTCTCTCGCATCTCCGAAGCGCGTCCCAGTCTCCACTCACGCGCCGCCACCTTCTCTTCGCTATCGCCTCCTCTTCTCGTTCCTGGCCTCGCCGCAAGTCCTACGTCCGACTCTGGTACTCCCCCAACTCCACGCGCGCACTCGCTTTCCTGGATCGCGTCGCCCCCGATGCGGCCAGTGACGACAGCGTCCCTCCGGTCGTCGTCTCCGGAGACACCTCCAAGTTCCCTTACACGTTCCGGGGGGGCCTCCGATCGGCGATACGCGTGGCGCGCTTGGTGAAGGAGGTCGTCGATCGCGACGAGAAGGACGTTCGGTGGTATGTGTTCGGAGACGACGACACGGTCTTCGTCGTGGACAATCTGGTCAAAACCCTGGCGAAGTACGACCACGAGCGGTGGTTTTACGTAGGTAGCAACTCGGAGAGCTACTATCAGAACGTGAAGAACTCCTTTGAGATGGCATTTGGTGGTGGAGGCTTCGCGATAAGCTATTCGCTCGCAAGAGTTTTGGCCAGGGTTCTCGATTCGTGCTTGGTGAGGTACGCGCACTTGTACGGAAGCGATTCTAGGATATTTTCGTGCTTGGCGGAACTCGGCGTCGGTTTAACCCATGAACGTGGGTTTCATCAG GTTGATATGAGGGGGAATTTGTTCGGTTTGCTGTCTTCACATCCATTAGCACCTTTGGTATCCCTTCATCATTTGGATGCTGTGGACCCAATCTTCCCTAACATGAGCAGGACTCTAGCAATGGGACATCTTTTTGAAGCCGTGAATGTTGATCCTGGCAGGATATTGCAGCAAACGGTCTGCTATGACCCTTCAAATTCGTTGACTGTTTCAGTTGCATGGGGTTATACTGTCCAGGTGTTCGAGGGTAATGAATATCTCCCAGATCTCCTTTCACCGCAGAGAACTTTTATGCCATGGAAGAGGAGTGCCTCTATTGATGCAAGTCGTTACATGTTTAAGACAAGAGAATATTCGAAAGATCCATGTAAAAGACCTGTTATCTTCTTTCTGGAAAGTGTAATACCCGATAAAGGTGGTGTCTGGAGCTACTACACTGGGCACATGGTTGAAGAGTGTGACAAACCTAATGCAATAAAGAATTTGACACGTGTCACAGTGTTTTCTAAGACGCTTGAGCTTGATATGGAACAG ATGAAGGCTCCTTGTCGTCATTGCTGTGACATTTTGCCCTCTTTTAATGAATCTATGGTCATTAAACTTAGACAATGCGGAGTTGATGAACTAATTTCCATGCATGTCTAG
- the LOC108984390 gene encoding uncharacterized protein LOC108984390 isoform X2 has translation MHLVHSPSKNQSSRLINIIVTSCSVCLLYLLVSIFLAGSSKIVPTYSPSGDIYAPTSLEHIVFGIASSKKSWPKRKEYVRLWWKPLQMRGCVFIESPQPDDDDKNVSRKDSASLPPVCISQDTSKFRYTCKNGLRSAIRVARVVSETVALNHSDVRWYVFGDDDTVFFPENLVKTLSKYDHGLWYYIGTQSESLLQNRAFGFRMAFGGAGFAISYPLARVLAKVFDSCIERYPHLYGSDSRIYSCLAELGVGLTHEPGFHQVDIRGDMFGLLAAHPVTPLVSLHHLDHMRPIFPNMTTTEAITHLFEAANVDSHRILQQTICYDKWFSWTISVSWGYAVQIFPNHMFLPDVLHVQETFWKWKNGNVPGGVYMFNTRELHPDPCRRPTIFFLDTISSNWDGINSIYKKLFVNCSNDMGSPRKLQEIRVFSHKLDLLAKRAPRRHCCDVLGSSTSEVMEVGIRECEEEELIHMR, from the exons ATGCACTTGGTTCATTCACCATCCAAAAACCAATCCTCTCGGTTGATTAACATAATCGTTACCTCATGTTCTGTATGTCTACTCTATCTTCTTGTGTCAATATTCCTCGCAGGTTCTTCAAAGATCGTACCTACATATTCCCCATCTGGTGATATTTATGCACCGACCTCTCTTGAGCATATTGTGTTTGGAATTGCTTCTAGCAAGAAATCCTGGCCAAAGAGGAAAGAGTATGTTCGGCTTTGGTGGAAACCTCTTCAAATGAGAGGATGTGTGTTCATTGAAAGCCCTCAAccggatgatgatgataaaaatgtCAGCAGGAAGGATAGTGCTTCGCTTCCTCCTGTATGCATCTCCCAGGACACTTCAAAATTTCGCTACACCTGCAAGAATGGTCTGAGGTCAGCAATCCGTGTGGCGCGCGTTGTTTCCGAGACGGTGGCTCTGAATCATTCTGATGTGCGTTGGTATGTCTTTGGGGATGATGACACGGTTTTCTTCCCAGAGAATTTGGTAAAGACTCTTTCAAAGTATGATCATGGGCTCTGGTACTACATTGGGACTCAGTCAGAGAGTTTGCTGCAGAACAGGGCTTTTGGCTTTAGGATGGCTTTTGGTGGGGCAGGTTTTGCTATAAGTTACCCTCTAGCAAGAGTTTTGGCGAAGGTTTTCGATTCGTGTATAGAAAGATATCCACATCTCTATGGAAGTGATTCGAGAATCTACTCTTGCTTGGCAGAGCTTGGAGTAGGTTTGACACATGAACCCGGTTTCCATCAG GTCGATATCAGAGGCGATATGTTTGGTCTGTTGGCTGCACATCCAGTAACACCCTTGGTATCCCTGCATCACCTGGATCACATGCGCCCAATCTTCCCAAACATGACAACCACTGAAGCTATAACACATTTATTTGAAGCAGCAAATGTTGATTCCCATAGGATCTTACAACAAACAATCTGTTATGATAAATGGTTTTCATGGACCATTTCTGTATCATGGGGTTATGCTGTTCAAATATTCCCAAACCATATGTTTTTGCCAGATGTTCTCCATGTGCAAGAGACAttctggaagtggaaaaatggAAATGTTCCGGGAGgagtctatatgtttaatacaagAGAACTCCATCCCGACCCTTGTCGAAGACCTACCATTTTCTTTCTAGATACTATATCTTCCAATTGGGATGGAATCAACAGCATTTACAAGAAGTTGTTTGTAAATTGCTCAAATGACATGGGCTCTCCAAGGAAACTGCAGGAAATCAGAGTATTCTCACATAAGCTAGACCTTCTTGCTAAACGG GCTCCAAGAAGGCATTGTTGTGATGTTTTGGGCTCTTCAACAAGTGAAGTGATGGAAGTTGGAATCAGAGAATGCGAAGAAGAGGAATTAATTCACATGCGTTAA
- the LOC108984390 gene encoding uncharacterized protein LOC108984390 isoform X1: protein MHLVHSPSKNQSSRLINIIVTSCSVCLLYLLVSIFLAGSSKIVPTYSPSGDIYAPTSLEHIVFGIASSKKSWPKRKEYVRLWWKPLQMRGCVFIESPQPDDDDKNVSRKDSASLPPVCISQDTSKFRYTCKNGLRSAIRVARVVSETVALNHSDVRWYVFGDDDTVFFPENLVKTLSKYDHGLWYYIGTQSESLLQNRAFGFRMAFGGAGFAISYPLARVLAKVFDSCIERYPHLYGSDSRIYSCLAELGVGLTHEPGFHQVDIRGDMFGLLAAHPVTPLVSLHHLDHMRPIFPNMTTTEAITHLFEAANVDSHRILQQTICYDKWFSWTISVSWGYAVQIFPNHMFLPDVLHVQETFWKWKNGNVPGGVYMFNTRELHPDPCRRPTIFFLDTISSNWDGINSIYKKLFVNCSNDMGSPRKLQEIRVFSHKLDLLAKRLQAPRRHCCDVLGSSTSEVMEVGIRECEEEELIHMR from the exons ATGCACTTGGTTCATTCACCATCCAAAAACCAATCCTCTCGGTTGATTAACATAATCGTTACCTCATGTTCTGTATGTCTACTCTATCTTCTTGTGTCAATATTCCTCGCAGGTTCTTCAAAGATCGTACCTACATATTCCCCATCTGGTGATATTTATGCACCGACCTCTCTTGAGCATATTGTGTTTGGAATTGCTTCTAGCAAGAAATCCTGGCCAAAGAGGAAAGAGTATGTTCGGCTTTGGTGGAAACCTCTTCAAATGAGAGGATGTGTGTTCATTGAAAGCCCTCAAccggatgatgatgataaaaatgtCAGCAGGAAGGATAGTGCTTCGCTTCCTCCTGTATGCATCTCCCAGGACACTTCAAAATTTCGCTACACCTGCAAGAATGGTCTGAGGTCAGCAATCCGTGTGGCGCGCGTTGTTTCCGAGACGGTGGCTCTGAATCATTCTGATGTGCGTTGGTATGTCTTTGGGGATGATGACACGGTTTTCTTCCCAGAGAATTTGGTAAAGACTCTTTCAAAGTATGATCATGGGCTCTGGTACTACATTGGGACTCAGTCAGAGAGTTTGCTGCAGAACAGGGCTTTTGGCTTTAGGATGGCTTTTGGTGGGGCAGGTTTTGCTATAAGTTACCCTCTAGCAAGAGTTTTGGCGAAGGTTTTCGATTCGTGTATAGAAAGATATCCACATCTCTATGGAAGTGATTCGAGAATCTACTCTTGCTTGGCAGAGCTTGGAGTAGGTTTGACACATGAACCCGGTTTCCATCAG GTCGATATCAGAGGCGATATGTTTGGTCTGTTGGCTGCACATCCAGTAACACCCTTGGTATCCCTGCATCACCTGGATCACATGCGCCCAATCTTCCCAAACATGACAACCACTGAAGCTATAACACATTTATTTGAAGCAGCAAATGTTGATTCCCATAGGATCTTACAACAAACAATCTGTTATGATAAATGGTTTTCATGGACCATTTCTGTATCATGGGGTTATGCTGTTCAAATATTCCCAAACCATATGTTTTTGCCAGATGTTCTCCATGTGCAAGAGACAttctggaagtggaaaaatggAAATGTTCCGGGAGgagtctatatgtttaatacaagAGAACTCCATCCCGACCCTTGTCGAAGACCTACCATTTTCTTTCTAGATACTATATCTTCCAATTGGGATGGAATCAACAGCATTTACAAGAAGTTGTTTGTAAATTGCTCAAATGACATGGGCTCTCCAAGGAAACTGCAGGAAATCAGAGTATTCTCACATAAGCTAGACCTTCTTGCTAAACGG TTGCAGGCTCCAAGAAGGCATTGTTGTGATGTTTTGGGCTCTTCAACAAGTGAAGTGATGGAAGTTGGAATCAGAGAATGCGAAGAAGAGGAATTAATTCACATGCGTTAA
- the LOC108984386 gene encoding putative receptor-like protein kinase At4g00960, with product MQHFAVDAVLLLLFSCLLYLLSSSAAQVERIYVDCNSTASNYTSGSVFEENLNRTIASLVSSSSLSSGFNITSVGQNLDVVYGLVYCIAEQSDRDCQACANIAAMEIRSRCPNQKEAYMFYNNCSIRYSDWRFFSTADSAVIATIYNVNIATDGVLFNRQLRNLLKNISSQAASSPSKYYLGITSHTENVNIYAMMQCTKDLTENSCLTCLQGLISYLPTDLSNVGARFFSMSCNLRYETYSFFLSPLPPSLVPEKNGTSTTPTAKTSGQAGKNNTSEIVLFVVIPAAIALVVIICGCCLWRITRRKRVGNSEDAHEDREKSVESLLMNLSTLQVATKNFSDSYKLGQGGFGPVYKGKLLDGREIAVKRLARSSGQGLEELKTEVVLVAKLLHRNLIRLLGFCLEDGEKLLVYEYLPNGSLDRVLFDQTKRFPLEWERRYKIIVGIARGLLYLHEDSQLRIIHRDLKASNILLDENMNPKISDFGLARLFGGSQTQGNTNRIAGTYGYLAPEYAKKGNFSTKSDVYSFGVLVLEIVAGRKNSSFSNGMNLPSYAWQHWAKGTGLDLIDPTLGDQWTRHEVLKCIHIGLLCVQEAPADRPMMSAIATMLSGYTASSFPAPSQPAFFVTNSTVENPELGLIKNDPGASSPLIYAEAKPESSKKSLNDVTISDIGPR from the exons ATGCAGCATTTTGCAGTCGATGCTGTTCTTTTGCTTTTATTCTCATGTCTTCTTTACTTACTTTCCAGCAGTGCAGCTCAAGTTGAGAGGATTTATGTCGACTGTAATAGTACTGCCAGTAATTACACTTCTGGGAGTGTCTTTGAAGAAAACCTGAATCGTACAATTGCATCCCTTGTTTCCAGTTCTTCTCTAAGTTCTGGGTTCAATATCACTAGCGTCGGCCAAAACCTTGATGTGGTTTATGGCCTCGTATACTGCATAGCCGAGCAATCTGACAGGGATTGCCAAGCTTGTGCAAATATTGCAGCAATGGAGATCAGGAGCCGCTGTCCTAACCAGAAAGAAGCTTACATGTTTTATAATAATTGTTCGATAAGGTATTCAGACTGGCGTTTCTTCTCGACTGCAGATAGTGCTGTAATAGCCACGATATACAATGTGAATATAGCAACAGACGGGGTCCTTTTCAATCGTCAGTTGCGAAACCTgctcaaaaatatttcatctcaggCTGCATCCAGTCCTTCAAAATATTATCTTGGGATCACTTCCCACACAGAAAATGTCAATATATATGCTATGATGCAGTGCACCAAGGACTTGACGGAAAACAGCTGCCTTACTTGCCTGCAAGGGCTTATTAGTTATCTTCCTACTGATTTAAGTAATGTAGGAGCTCGTTTTTTCTCTATGAGCTGTAATCTGCGTTACGAGACGTATTCGTTCTTTCTCTCACCATTACCACCTTCTCTGGTGCCTGAGAAGAATGGTACTAGCACTACCCCAACTGCAAAGACAAGTGGTCAGGCTG GAAAGAACAACACATCAGAAATTGTTTTGTTTGTGGTCATCCCAGCAGCTATTGCATTGGTTGTGATAATATGTGGTTGCTGCTTGTGGAGAATCACTAGAAGAAAAAGAGTAGGCAATTCAG AGGATGCCCATGAAGATAGAGAGAAGAGCGTGGAATCACTTTTAATGAATCTGAGTACACTTCAAGTTGCAACAAAAAATTTCTCTGATTCATATAAACTTGGACAAGGTGGTTTTGGCCCTGTTTACAAG GGTAAACTCCTCGATGGACGAGAAATAGCTGTTAAAAGGCTGGCAAGGAGCTCAGGGCAAGGTCTGGAAGAGCTTAAAACAGAAGTAGTGTTGGTTGCAAAATTGTTGCATCGGAACCTGATAAGGCTGTTAGGCTTCTGCTTAGAAGATGGAGAGAAGCTACTTGTCTATGAATACCTACCCAACGGGAGCTTGGACAGAGTTTTGTTCG ATCAGACCAAACGGTTTCCTTTAGAATGGGAAAGACGGTACAAAATAATTGTTGGAATTGCTCGAGGACTACTTTATCTGCATGAAGATTCTCAGCTTAGGATTATTCACAGGGATTTGAAAGCTAGTAACATCCTGTTAGATGAGAACATGAATCCCAAAATCTCTGATTTTGGTTTGGCTAGACTATTTGGTGGAAGCCAAACACAAGGCAATACTAATCGGATTGCTGGTACCTA TGGATACTTAGCACCGGAGTATGCTAAGAAAGGGAACTTTTCAACTAAATCCGATGTCTATAGCTTTGGTGTCTTGGTACTAGAAATTGTGGCCGGTCGAAAAAACTCAAGCTTCAGCAATGGGATGAATCTTCCAAGCTAT GCATGGCAACATTGGGCCAAAGGAACAGGTTTGGATTTGATTGATCCAACCTTGGGTGATCAGTGGACAAGACATGAAGTTCTGAAATGCATTCACATCGGTTTACTATGCGTTCAAGAAGCTCCTGCAGATAGACCTATGATGTCAGCGATTGCAACGATGCTCAGTGGGTACACTGCAAGCAGCTTCCCAGCACCCTCGCAACCTGCATTTTTTGTCACTAATAGTACTGTCGAAAATCCAGAATTAGGATTGATTAAAAATGATCCTGGAGCATCATCTCCATTAATATATGCTGAAGCTAAACCAGAATCATCAAAGAAATCTCTGAATGACGTTACTATATCTGATATAGGTCCTCGCTAG
- the LOC108984387 gene encoding uclacyanin 1-like, with protein sequence MAKTRTLISLTISAILIKLAMAANYTVGGQTGGWDTTTNLQSWASSQSFLVGDNLIFQYAPNHDLVEVSKTDYDSCQASNPIQSYSGGTTTIPLSSPGKKYFICGTLGHCSQGMKVEIDTLAGSASANPPASDTPAPESSISSATPASETTSPMLLAPSPSDSPVGNSASSFIIPSTQSTRSFWSGSSTEPPSSSADKDSFLVNIIVGFSIVMMMLQAY encoded by the exons ATGGCGAAGACAAGAACATTGATCAGCCTGACTATTTCAGCCATACTCATCAAATTAGCTATGGCAGCAAATTACACAGTTGGAGGCCAAACCGGTGGGTGGGATACGACCACCAACCTGCAATCATGGGCATCATCTCAATCATTTTTAGTTGGAGATAACTTGA TTTTCCAGTACGCACCAAACCATGATTTGGTTGAGGTTTCGAAGACAGACTATGACTCCTGCCAGGCAAGTAATCCGATTCAGTCTTACTCTGGTGGCACCACAACCATCCCACTCTCTTCTCCAGGCAAGAAATACTTCATCTGTGGAACACTAGGACATTGCAGCCAAGGAATGAAAGTCGAAATAGACACTCTTGCAGGATCGGCCTCAGCCAACCCTCCGGCCTCTGACACTCCAGCTCCAGAAAGCTCCATCTCCTCAGCAACACCCGCATCAGAAACCACTTCCCCGATGCTGCTTGCTCCATCACCATCTGACTCTCCAGTGGGTAATTCTGCATCATCCTTTATCATTCCTTCAACTCAGTCCACGCGATCATTTTGGAGTGGGTCTTCAACTGAACCACCTTCCTCATCAGCTGACAAAGACAGTTTCCTTGTGAACATCATTGTCGGATTTAGCATTGTAATGATGATGCTTCAGGCGTACTAA